From a region of the Synechococcus sp. RS9916 genome:
- the psb28 gene encoding photosystem II reaction center protein Psb28 produces MADGSKAAIQFFRGVNEPVVPDIRMTRSRDGRTGQAKFVFEEPQALAPETLGDIAGMWMVDEEGSLVTREVNGRFVNGKPFALEATYTWKSEADFERFMRFAQRYAAANDLGYSENSGENAGADDENG; encoded by the coding sequence ATGGCAGACGGCAGCAAAGCAGCCATTCAGTTTTTCCGCGGTGTGAATGAGCCGGTCGTGCCGGACATCCGTATGACCCGCAGCCGCGATGGACGCACGGGCCAGGCCAAGTTCGTGTTCGAAGAGCCTCAAGCACTGGCCCCTGAGACGCTCGGTGACATCGCCGGCATGTGGATGGTGGATGAAGAGGGCTCGCTGGTCACTCGGGAAGTGAATGGACGCTTTGTGAACGGCAAACCCTTCGCTCTGGAAGCCACCTACACCTGGAAGAGTGAGGCTGATTTCGAGCGCTTTATGCGCTTCGCGCAGCGTTACGCAGCCGCAAACGACCTGGGCTATTCCGAAAACTCCGGCGAGAATGCCGGTGCGGATGACGAAAACGGGTGA
- the mnmH gene encoding tRNA 2-selenouridine(34) synthase MnmH, with protein sequence MSGMGAKTTTDFNTFRRAAGRLVDVRSPGEYQQGHWPGAINIPLFSDEQRAEVGTTYKQQGRHQAVELGLELVGPALASLARALKEAAADDPALRIYCWRGGMRSNSMAWLATQVDLKPQVLEGGYKTYRRWVLEQCSRPWPVKLLGGRTGSGKTDLLLALANRNVAVVDLEGLAHHRGSSFGGLGLPDQPTTEHYENRLVEALEQHRHAGAQEIWMEAESAQVGRCRIPRDLFQQMQAAEVLEIQRSTEERVAQLVAVYGHQGGQQLADATQRISRRLGPQRTQRALEAIASQDWATACRAMLDYYDRCYDHELEQAEERRSIDLTGLDPEQSADQLLRDQLISPLPEPLDGIHL encoded by the coding sequence ATGTCAGGCATGGGCGCCAAAACGACAACCGACTTCAACACTTTTCGACGCGCCGCTGGCCGCCTGGTGGATGTGCGCAGCCCCGGGGAGTACCAACAGGGGCATTGGCCAGGGGCCATCAACATCCCGCTGTTCAGTGACGAGCAACGGGCGGAGGTGGGGACCACCTACAAGCAGCAAGGACGACATCAAGCCGTGGAGCTGGGATTGGAGCTTGTCGGCCCCGCTCTGGCTTCTCTGGCACGGGCCTTAAAGGAGGCGGCGGCGGACGATCCAGCACTCAGGATTTACTGCTGGCGAGGAGGAATGCGCTCCAACAGCATGGCCTGGCTGGCCACCCAAGTGGACCTGAAACCCCAGGTACTTGAAGGTGGTTACAAGACTTATCGCCGTTGGGTGCTGGAGCAATGTTCACGTCCCTGGCCGGTGAAGCTGCTCGGCGGCCGGACTGGCAGCGGAAAAACTGATCTCCTACTGGCGCTGGCGAACCGCAACGTCGCCGTGGTGGATCTTGAAGGCCTAGCACACCACCGCGGTAGCAGCTTTGGAGGCCTCGGTCTCCCCGATCAACCCACTACGGAACACTACGAAAACCGCCTGGTCGAGGCCCTGGAGCAACACCGACATGCCGGTGCCCAAGAAATCTGGATGGAAGCGGAAAGTGCCCAAGTCGGTCGATGCCGCATTCCCAGAGATCTGTTTCAGCAGATGCAAGCGGCGGAGGTGCTTGAAATTCAACGCTCCACCGAGGAACGGGTCGCGCAATTGGTGGCCGTCTATGGCCACCAAGGTGGACAACAGCTGGCGGATGCCACGCAACGCATCAGCCGTCGCCTCGGGCCGCAGCGCACCCAACGCGCCCTCGAAGCCATTGCCTCTCAGGACTGGGCAACGGCATGCCGGGCCATGTTGGATTACTACGACCGTTGCTACGACCACGAGCTGGAACAGGCGGAGGAGCGGCGAAGCATCGATCTCACTGGCCTCGATCCCGAACAATCCGCCGATCAGTTACTGCGCGATCAATTGATCAGTCCTCTACCAGAGCCACTGGACGGCATTCATCTCTAA